Genomic window (Dyadobacter fanqingshengii):
TGATCTGGCCTTCCTGCTCGCGCACTTTTTCCCAAACCGCCGTTTCTGCCATCGATGGATACAAATTAGCATGGTTGGACATAAAATTAATCTCCTTCTTATAAGGAACGCCGCCCACTTTGGCCGTAATATTTTCCAGCCGACCGCGTTTTTCATTTTCATACATCCAATCGAGCACATAATGCAGCCGCGAAGGATATCCGTCAATGATTCCTTCACGGTAACGCAGCTTGGTAAGTTCGTTTTTGAAGCCTTCGTATGTTGGATTTTCTGTTTTGGCAACCGCCAGTGCCACCGAACTTTCCACGAGTGTAGTGCAATCCAGTCCGTCAAATTTACAAACGAGTCGTTCTGTCGGATTTCCTTCCAATGTTCCGGCTACATAAGGCGTCCCCAAAAACGATTCCCCCATGCGCAAAACCTGCGTCCCGATATCCCTGCTCTCCGGTAAATCCATTTTTTGTGCAAAAACCTTTTGAACCGCCAACTGTG
Coding sequences:
- a CDS encoding N-acetylmuramoyl-L-alanine amidase-like domain-containing protein — translated: MIRVIVLSIFLLSSTVSFAQLAVQKVFAQKMDLPESRDIGTQVLRMGESFLGTPYVAGTLEGNPTERLVCKFDGLDCTTLVESSVALAVAKTENPTYEGFKNELTKLRYREGIIDGYPSRLHYVLDWMYENEKRGRLENITAKVGGVPYKKEINFMSNHANLYPSMAETAVWEKVREQEGQINVREHSYIPKSGIQKAEPMLHDGDIVAFTSSVEGLDVNHMGIISKVGSRAYLIHASLTGKKVIMTSVPLAEYVASVPKHTGMIVARLNDI